The DNA segment CTCATCTATACTTCTTTAAAAAAGAGAAGTTTATGTTGGTGAGAGTAACGTCTCAGTGACACTGTTCTTCCTTAAATGGTCCACTTTTGTCTAGATGTTGGTATTCCACATAGCCTGTGGAAAAATTGTTGGCATCCCACATGTCCTGTGGAATAAGTTAACATTATAATGTTGCTAATTCAGGTAAAATAACGTATTTACTTTACATCAGCCTCCCCACATTCTgcttttttacatgtttatgcaGCCTGAGACTTTTATATAGACTCAGTAACTATAGAAGAGAGGAAAAGGCATCAATACCGATGAGAAAAATTGTAAACTACTGATCTTCATGACTGACGCTATTTTAAATTCTTCAACGTGACACTCACGAATGTAATTTGTTTGCTATCTAATACTATTTTATGGACCACTACAATTTGTATTCTAAAAGTGTAGCAAATCTTTCCTCATCACCCCCATAATTTGCTGCTAATATCACTATCGTATCCGTGCCGTAATATTTGGACAAATTGATGTTTCCTTCCCACTGTACCGGACCAAGCGACTCCAAAGGACAGACGTTTTGTTCTACCAATATAACCACTTGTTTTGCTTTCGGAACGTGAGTGCGAAATTTCACTTCCGGTTGATTCATATCCGCGTGCAGGATTAACGGTTCGAACATGTAACAGCCTTCTTTCCAGTGACCAAGCTGACGTGGGTATGGGTACACGGACTCTGTGACTTCTTTACAGCGGATAAGATAGTTGAAGAGACCAAGGGATGTATGGGACTGGTCCTCGGCTACGTTGCCATGGATTTGTAACTTGTAGAAACCGGAAGAGGGAATGTTCACAAGGAATGTGACGATGGAGGGTTGGGTTTGGATGAAGATAAAGTCCGAAACGTCTTGACCCGTGTCGGCCTGAATAAGCTGAGCATTGAATTTCATATCTCGCGTAGTAGCAAGTTGGATTTCTATATGGTTCCCGTCCCTGAGTTCCACAAGAGGGTCATGCTCATTTAGCGTTCGGAGACCAAATTCGGTGAACTTCGGTTGTGGCCCTAGGAACCCTGGTGGTAATTTTGGAAGATCTTATTAGGTTGTTACGTCATTGCATTCTACCAAATATTGCGCCACCTGCGGAATCTCATATCTTCTGCATCTTGCGTGTCCTGGATCACGTCATAAATTTCAAGCCCATAGCGACCTTTTTCGGTTGTGATGACTGTAAaggaggccatattttctacgaTTTTGTAGACAACAAGAGGCAAATCTTGCGAAACTGAAACTGCGCTAAGTTTAACCTGGGAACGCAACTGTATCGCCTTGATCATTTAATCCTAACTTCTGCTTTTCCTGCTTTTGAATGTACAATGGCACGATTGTTTCCCGGCGTTAGTCCTAGCTGATAAAATCCCGGGCCTTGTCCCCACATCAAAGAAGAACAAGGCGGGTAAGGACAGACGACTTTTTGCGGCTCCTTCTCTTGATTTAACTGGTATTCACAAACTTGCGAGAAAGAAATATCTTTTCCCGTTGGAGTGTCTTCCTTACCAAATATATGAAGAGAATAGGTTCCTTTTTTTGAAGACTGACACGGATCACCGCCATATTTGGTAAACATTCAACCATACCATATTGGTTTAATTTTATACCGTTAAAGTCATCCGCACCGGTTTCGTAGATCATGTTGAACACAAATTTCAACCCTGTGCGTTTTGATGGAAACCCTAAGTGGATTTCTATTTCATCGGTCGTGTAAATCACTCCAGCTTTGTGTGATACCGTTTGCAGACCAAACTGCAGGAAATGTGGCGTAATTTTTGGTTGCAAAGTAAATTCATCAAGAGTGACTGTATTGTTTATTAACTGCCATACTGGTTCTTcccacaggcacttggttgcactgatagtatttttcttatattggcctgtacctactgtttgttggttttaatacgtgcaccagtgctccctgtattcaaaaacattatttactgtaagtgaatcccttttattaaaaaagttaaaattttaggtttttgtatattattacatataaggtATATATCTGACGAGGCAACGGAAGTGTATGACCGGTGTATGACGGGTAATGAAAAGGTtttgaaccactaaattattTCCGGCTTTTGAGAGTTGATCAagactgttgtctttttttttaaactatgtaataaaaatgttacacaaggtcaaaaacaagctcacaacattaaattatagaaaaagaacttattcacaatgcacatgtcagatatttaatttataaaaattgaaaatgtatttctgtatgaaaggtaggtatatacttcataagtggctgcaggcaggtattaaaaatctctctctctctctccccctccctccccctctctctctctctctctcataatgtcaagtcatctctcgactgatagagacatgggatacacgtcgacttgctagttatgttgaaaaagagttctaaaagacttttgggtccgacatcagctaaaatgaaaaggctaaaggaatgttagcatggtaagtgtgattaaaaaagaataagcatta comes from the Mercenaria mercenaria strain notata chromosome 9, MADL_Memer_1, whole genome shotgun sequence genome and includes:
- the LOC128559268 gene encoding uncharacterized protein LOC128559268 yields the protein MKFNAQLIQADTGQDVSDFIFIQTQPSIVTFLVNIPSSGFYKLQIHGNVAEDQSHTSLGLFNYLIRCKEVTESVYPYPRQLGHWKEGCYMFEPLILHADMNQPEVKFRTHVPKAKQVVILVEQNVCPLESLGPVQWEGNINLSKYYGTDTIVILAANYGGDEERFATLLEYKL